From Micromonospora rifamycinica, a single genomic window includes:
- the eccD gene encoding type VII secretion integral membrane protein EccD, translating into MTIGLARVTISAPGRRVDVALPEQVPLAELLPEVLRHAGEGLADDGERHGGWVLRRTDGAVLLTAQPLLPQGVRDGEVLHLVPARDQWPELEYDDVVEAIAEGARRRGAAWSPPATRAAALAGAGVPLAVGLLAVLLAGPGETAGWAAGGTVALLLTLAGTIASRAYGDGPTGATLGGYALPYAAVAAALAVSSGDPVGVFRPLPWLGAPELLAGAVGLLLAAVLGLFGVATRLRVFVAGATAGAVGALAGLTGLLLAPAGTAAVLLCVLVFALGAVPLLAIRLGKVPLPPITLPDGPTGGPDGVRDLPDRERVHAAVARSEEMLTGMLIGHAVLVVAAVLVLAASRGVAGPVLVAVGSAVLVLRSRLFVAVRHRVPPVTAGLAGFAVLGAVLAGRAGAAGLLALSGGGLLLALVAVTAGTSYARRPVSPYLGRLADLTDTALVVSVVPVACAVLDLYDAARGLLG; encoded by the coding sequence ATGACCATCGGGCTGGCCAGGGTCACCATCAGCGCCCCGGGGCGACGCGTCGACGTGGCCCTGCCGGAGCAGGTCCCGCTGGCCGAACTGCTGCCCGAGGTGCTGCGGCACGCCGGGGAGGGGCTGGCCGACGACGGCGAGCGGCACGGCGGCTGGGTGCTGCGGCGTACCGACGGCGCGGTGCTGTTGACCGCCCAGCCACTGCTGCCGCAGGGGGTGCGCGACGGCGAGGTGCTGCACCTGGTGCCCGCCCGGGACCAGTGGCCCGAGCTGGAGTACGACGACGTGGTCGAGGCCATCGCCGAGGGCGCCCGTCGACGGGGCGCCGCCTGGTCGCCGCCGGCCACCCGGGCCGCCGCGCTGGCCGGGGCCGGGGTGCCGCTCGCCGTGGGACTGCTCGCCGTGCTGCTGGCCGGGCCGGGGGAGACCGCCGGCTGGGCCGCCGGAGGCACGGTCGCGCTGCTGCTCACCCTCGCCGGCACGATCGCCTCCCGGGCGTACGGCGACGGCCCGACCGGGGCCACCCTCGGCGGCTACGCCCTGCCGTACGCCGCGGTGGCGGCCGCCCTCGCGGTCAGCTCCGGCGACCCGGTCGGGGTGTTCCGGCCGCTGCCCTGGCTCGGTGCGCCCGAACTCCTCGCCGGTGCGGTGGGGTTGCTCCTGGCCGCCGTGCTGGGGCTGTTCGGCGTCGCCACCCGGCTCCGGGTCTTCGTGGCCGGCGCGACGGCCGGCGCGGTGGGCGCGCTCGCCGGCCTGACCGGGCTGCTGCTCGCCCCGGCCGGCACCGCCGCCGTCCTGCTCTGCGTGCTGGTCTTCGCCCTCGGGGCGGTGCCGCTGCTGGCGATCCGGCTGGGCAAGGTGCCGCTGCCCCCGATCACCCTGCCCGACGGCCCGACGGGTGGCCCGGACGGGGTACGGGACCTACCGGACCGGGAGCGGGTGCACGCGGCGGTGGCCCGCAGCGAGGAGATGCTGACCGGGATGCTGATCGGGCACGCCGTGCTGGTCGTCGCCGCGGTGCTGGTGCTCGCCGCGAGCCGCGGGGTCGCCGGGCCGGTGCTGGTGGCGGTCGGCTCGGCGGTGCTGGTGCTACGTTCCCGGCTGTTCGTGGCCGTCCGGCACCGGGTGCCCCCGGTGACGGCCGGGCTGGCCGGGTTCGCGGTGCTCGGCGCGGTGCTCGCCGGCCGGGCCGGGGCGGCGGGGCTGCTGGCGTTGAGCGGGGGCGGACTGCTGCTCGCGCTGGTCGCCGTCACCGCCGGCACGTCGTACGCCCGGCGGCCGGTCTCGCCGTACCTCGGTCGGTTGGCCGACCTGACCGACACCGCGCTGGTGGTCTCGGTGGTGCCGGTGGCGTGCGCGGTGCTGGACCTCTACGACGCCGCCCGGGGCCTGCTGGGCTGA
- a CDS encoding inorganic diphosphatase: MDFDVTVEIPKGHRNKYEVDHATGRIRLDRTLFTSTQYPADYGFIEGTLGEDGDPLDALVLVPEPTFPGCLIRCRTIGMFRMTDEKGGDDKVLCVPYEDPRQEHLRDIHHLGEFDRLEIQHFFEVYKDLEPGKSVEGATWVGRVEAEAEVRASYQRARDAEAQGGTGH; encoded by the coding sequence ATGGATTTCGACGTCACGGTTGAGATCCCGAAGGGTCACCGCAACAAGTACGAGGTGGACCACGCGACCGGCCGGATCCGGCTGGACCGCACCCTGTTCACGTCGACCCAGTACCCGGCCGACTACGGCTTCATCGAGGGCACCCTCGGCGAGGACGGCGACCCGCTGGACGCCCTGGTGCTGGTCCCCGAGCCCACCTTCCCGGGCTGCCTGATCCGCTGCCGCACCATCGGCATGTTCCGGATGACCGACGAGAAGGGCGGCGACGACAAGGTCCTCTGCGTGCCCTACGAGGACCCCCGCCAGGAGCACCTGCGCGACATCCACCACCTGGGCGAGTTCGACCGGCTGGAGATCCAGCACTTCTTCGAGGTCTACAAGGACCTCGAACCGGGCAAGTCGGTCGAGGGCGCGACCTGGGTCGGCCGGGTCGAGGCCGAGGCCGAGGTGCGGGCGTCCTACCAGCGCGCCCGCGACGCCGAGGCGCAGGGCGGCACCGGACACTGA
- the dacB gene encoding D-alanyl-D-alanine carboxypeptidase/D-alanyl-D-alanine endopeptidase, whose translation MLVAVLLVGLAGATVVLRPGPVAGWLGAEAGTPSAAAPPPEPAPAPVLAGPDAAAPQPTAAGVRAAVEPLTSAAALGSRVNLSVADVVTGESLYAKGGDDATVPASVTKLATGVTVLKARGPGHRIATRALAGANPGEVVLVGGGDPTLAVDKNGFYPGAARLDTLAAQVKQALGGTAPTRVMVDSTLFPGPVHGPGWDADIPTGGFGASITALMTDGARRDPVRARKNFADSHGAAERYAEPDLAAGRSFARLLGLPQSGVVRGTAPAAGGTSATGAPAPGTELGRVESLPMVRLVDLMISDSDNVIAEALARQVALARNQQASFGGGAAAMDEVIGELGLPADEISLADGSGLSRSNRISPSLLTDLIATAGNGTHPELTAIFGGLPVAAWSGTLGTRYESTATAAGAGVVRAKTGTLTGVHAIAGLVTTRDGRLLTFAVLTDQAPAGDPEVTRAALDRIAGALAGCGCR comes from the coding sequence CTGCTGGTCGCCGTGCTGCTGGTCGGCCTCGCCGGGGCGACGGTGGTCCTCCGCCCGGGTCCGGTCGCCGGCTGGCTGGGAGCGGAGGCCGGCACCCCGTCGGCCGCCGCACCGCCCCCCGAGCCCGCCCCCGCCCCGGTGCTCGCCGGCCCGGACGCCGCCGCGCCGCAGCCGACCGCCGCCGGGGTACGCGCCGCGGTGGAGCCGCTGACCAGCGCCGCCGCCCTGGGTAGCCGGGTCAACCTGTCGGTGGCCGACGTGGTCACCGGTGAGTCGTTGTACGCCAAGGGGGGCGACGACGCGACCGTCCCCGCGTCGGTCACCAAGCTCGCGACCGGGGTGACGGTGCTGAAGGCACGCGGTCCCGGCCACCGGATCGCGACCCGGGCGCTCGCCGGGGCGAACCCGGGCGAGGTGGTGCTGGTCGGCGGCGGCGACCCGACGCTGGCCGTCGACAAGAACGGCTTCTACCCCGGCGCGGCCCGGCTCGACACCCTCGCCGCGCAGGTCAAGCAGGCCCTCGGCGGCACCGCCCCGACCAGGGTGATGGTCGACTCCACGCTCTTCCCCGGCCCGGTCCACGGCCCCGGCTGGGACGCGGACATCCCGACCGGCGGGTTCGGTGCGTCGATCACCGCGCTGATGACCGACGGAGCACGCCGGGATCCGGTGCGGGCGCGGAAGAACTTCGCCGACTCCCACGGCGCGGCCGAGCGGTACGCCGAACCGGACCTGGCCGCCGGCCGCTCGTTCGCCCGGCTGCTCGGCCTGCCGCAGAGCGGGGTGGTCCGGGGCACCGCTCCGGCGGCCGGCGGCACGTCGGCGACCGGTGCACCCGCGCCCGGTACCGAGCTGGGCAGGGTCGAATCGCTGCCGATGGTCCGGCTGGTCGACCTCATGATCAGCGACAGCGACAACGTGATCGCCGAGGCCCTGGCCCGGCAGGTCGCCCTGGCCCGCAACCAGCAGGCCTCCTTCGGCGGCGGGGCGGCGGCGATGGACGAGGTGATCGGCGAGCTGGGTCTGCCGGCCGACGAGATCAGCCTCGCCGACGGCAGTGGGCTGTCCCGCAGCAACCGGATCAGCCCCTCGCTGCTCACCGACCTGATCGCGACGGCCGGCAACGGCACCCATCCGGAACTCACGGCGATCTTCGGCGGCCTCCCGGTGGCCGCCTGGTCGGGCACCCTCGGTACCCGGTACGAGTCGACGGCCACCGCCGCGGGGGCCGGCGTGGTCCGGGCCAAGACCGGCACGCTGACCGGGGTGCACGCCATCGCCGGCCTGGTGACCACCCGCGACGGCCGGCTGCTCACCTTCGCCGTGCTCACCGACCAGGCACCGGCGGGCGACCCGGAGGTCACGCGGGCGGCGCTGGACCGGATCGCCGGCGCCCTGGCCGGCTGCGGCTGCCGCTGA
- a CDS encoding zinc-dependent metalloprotease, with protein sequence MAQFVDWDLAAATAGALSKSGPRVSYAEATEVVGELRRLTDEAAGHVADYTGLRAQVDHPPVRVVDRRDWAATNIAGLREVITPLVSRLSGDKPPGVLTEAVGSRLTGVQAGTVLAYLSGRVLGQYEVFSADPGQLLLVAPNIVEVERKLGADPRDFRLWVCLHEVTHRTQFTAVPWMRAYFLGEVQAFVDASQGTEHLVERLRRGVSTLSDAVKDPDSRTSVLDIVQTPAQRAVLDRLTALMTLLEGHAEFVMDGVGPQVIPSVERIRAGFDRRRAAGNPLEKAIRRLLGVDVKMRQYAEGRKFVHGVVEQVGMAGFNKIFGSPLTLPRLDELGDPAAWVARVHGPTGATPTAG encoded by the coding sequence ATGGCGCAGTTCGTGGACTGGGATCTGGCCGCCGCCACCGCGGGGGCGCTGAGCAAGTCGGGCCCCCGCGTGTCGTACGCGGAGGCCACCGAGGTGGTCGGCGAACTACGCCGGCTCACCGACGAGGCGGCCGGGCACGTAGCCGACTACACGGGGCTGCGCGCCCAGGTGGATCATCCGCCGGTACGGGTGGTGGACCGGCGGGACTGGGCGGCCACCAACATCGCCGGCCTGCGTGAGGTGATCACCCCGCTGGTCAGCAGGCTCTCCGGGGACAAGCCGCCCGGCGTGCTCACCGAGGCGGTCGGCTCCCGGCTCACCGGGGTGCAGGCCGGCACCGTGCTGGCGTACCTGTCCGGCCGGGTGCTCGGCCAGTACGAGGTCTTCTCGGCCGACCCCGGGCAACTGCTGCTGGTCGCGCCGAACATCGTCGAGGTGGAACGGAAGCTGGGGGCCGACCCGCGGGACTTCCGGCTCTGGGTCTGCCTGCACGAGGTCACCCACCGCACCCAGTTCACCGCCGTACCGTGGATGCGGGCGTACTTCCTCGGCGAGGTGCAGGCGTTCGTGGACGCCTCACAGGGCACCGAGCACCTGGTCGAACGACTGCGCCGGGGGGTGTCCACGCTCTCCGACGCGGTGAAGGACCCGGACAGCCGCACCAGCGTGCTGGACATCGTGCAGACCCCGGCGCAGCGGGCCGTGCTGGACCGGCTCACCGCGCTGATGACCCTGCTGGAGGGGCACGCCGAGTTCGTGATGGACGGCGTCGGCCCGCAGGTCATCCCCAGCGTGGAGCGGATCCGGGCGGGGTTCGACCGACGTCGTGCGGCGGGCAATCCGCTGGAGAAGGCGATCCGCCGGCTGCTCGGCGTGGACGTCAAGATGCGCCAGTACGCCGAGGGCCGCAAGTTCGTGCACGGCGTGGTCGAGCAGGTCGGGATGGCCGGCTTCAACAAGATCTTCGGTTCGCCGCTGACCCTGCCCCGGCTGGACGAGCTGGGTGACCCGGCCGCCTGGGTGGCCCGGGTGCACGGGCCGACCGGCGCCACCCCGACCGCCGGCTGA
- a CDS encoding gamma-glutamyltransferase family protein gives MTYPRRALFAPHGAVSTSHPLAAAAGLAVLRRGGNAVDAALATAITLTVVQPPSNDIGGDLFAIVWDGDRLHGLAAAGRSPAALTRELVLTATAGVPVAAVDALGGAQAAGPAMPARGWLPVTVPGAPAGWRDLHDRFGVLPFADLFTDAIGYADDGHPVSAGTAATWARAVAQPTPTDAEYAEFNRVFTVAGRAPRPGEHWRNPAAARTLRLIARTGGDAFYRGTIAEALDRHAARTGGFLTAADLAAHTSTWVDPVSVRYRDHEVWELPPPGQGLAALSALGILDGLDPAGDPVERVHRQVEAVKLGFADAHAHVADPERVDVPTAGLLDPGYLAARRTLLTDRAGAPVAGDPERGGTVYLCTADADGLMVSLIQSTYLGFGSRVVLPGYGFALQNRGTGFRLDPGHPNVVGPAKRPFHTIIPGFLTRDGAPVGPFGVMGGHMQPQGHLQWVAGTVDGGLDPQAALDAPRWYWHAGRTLLVEPALAAVPGLVAGLRARGHQVTVAAEPSVFGYGQALRRAPAGGWVVGTEPRVDGAAVGY, from the coding sequence GTGACGTACCCCCGGCGTGCCCTGTTCGCCCCGCACGGTGCCGTCTCGACCAGCCACCCGCTCGCGGCGGCCGCGGGCCTGGCCGTGCTGCGGCGCGGCGGCAACGCCGTCGACGCGGCGCTGGCCACCGCGATCACGTTGACGGTGGTGCAACCGCCGTCCAACGACATCGGCGGTGACCTGTTCGCCATCGTCTGGGACGGCGACCGGCTGCACGGCCTCGCCGCCGCCGGGCGGTCACCGGCCGCGTTGACCCGGGAGTTGGTGCTGACCGCCACCGCCGGGGTGCCGGTGGCGGCGGTGGACGCGCTCGGCGGCGCGCAGGCGGCCGGTCCGGCGATGCCCGCCCGGGGCTGGCTGCCGGTGACCGTGCCCGGTGCCCCGGCGGGCTGGCGGGACCTGCACGACCGGTTCGGTGTGCTGCCCTTCGCCGACCTGTTCACCGACGCGATCGGGTACGCCGACGACGGACATCCGGTCTCCGCCGGCACCGCCGCCACCTGGGCGCGGGCCGTGGCCCAGCCCACGCCGACCGACGCCGAGTACGCCGAGTTCAACCGGGTCTTCACGGTGGCGGGTCGGGCGCCGCGCCCCGGTGAGCACTGGCGCAACCCGGCGGCGGCCCGCACGCTGCGGCTGATCGCCCGGACCGGCGGGGACGCCTTCTACCGGGGCACCATCGCCGAAGCACTGGACCGGCACGCCGCCCGTACCGGCGGCTTCCTCACCGCCGCCGACCTGGCGGCCCACACCTCGACCTGGGTCGATCCGGTCAGCGTCCGCTACCGGGACCACGAGGTGTGGGAGCTGCCGCCGCCGGGGCAGGGGCTCGCCGCGCTGTCGGCGCTGGGCATCCTGGACGGCCTCGACCCGGCCGGTGACCCGGTTGAGCGGGTGCACCGGCAGGTGGAGGCGGTCAAGCTCGGCTTCGCCGACGCGCACGCGCACGTGGCCGACCCGGAGCGCGTCGACGTACCGACGGCCGGCCTGCTCGACCCGGGCTACCTGGCGGCCCGGCGGACGCTGCTCACCGACCGGGCCGGTGCCCCGGTGGCCGGCGACCCGGAGCGGGGCGGCACCGTCTATCTGTGCACGGCCGACGCCGACGGCCTGATGGTCAGCCTGATCCAGTCCACCTACCTGGGGTTCGGCTCCCGGGTGGTGCTGCCCGGGTACGGCTTCGCCCTGCAGAACCGGGGTACCGGGTTCCGGCTCGATCCGGGTCACCCCAACGTGGTCGGACCGGCCAAGCGGCCGTTCCACACGATCATCCCGGGCTTCCTGACCCGCGACGGCGCCCCGGTCGGCCCGTTCGGGGTGATGGGCGGGCACATGCAGCCGCAGGGCCACCTCCAGTGGGTCGCCGGGACCGTCGACGGCGGCCTCGACCCGCAGGCCGCCCTCGACGCCCCCCGTTGGTACTGGCACGCCGGCCGGACGCTGCTGGTCGAGCCGGCCCTGGCGGCCGTGCCCGGCCTGGTCGCCGGGTTGCGCGCCCGGGGCCACCAGGTGACCGTCGCGGCCGAGCCGTCGGTCTTCGGGTACGGGCAGGCGCTGCGGCGGGCTCCGGCCGGCGGCTGGGTGGTCGGCACGGAGCCCCGGGTCGACGGCGCGGCGGTGGGCTACTGA
- a CDS encoding GlxA family transcriptional regulator has protein sequence MIRSVAVIALDRVAVFELGVLTEVFGTDRTEDGFPGYRFTVCTADGGPVRTASGFGLTPQADLAPVDEADLVAVPAYTRGGEIPEAVLAALRRAADRGAYVFSVCSAAFVLGAAGLLDGRECTTHWKYADELQRRHPSARVRCNSLYVADGTVLTSAGTAAGIDACLHLVRQEHGSGTATRLARRMVVPPHRDGGQSQYVEAPIPATPDAPTLEPVLSWLVGHLDRPTTVDELAARAGMSPRTFARRFRAETGTTPHDWLTNQRVLLARRLLEETHLSVESVADHSGFPDAAALRHHFARRVGTTPQGYRTTFRDRVPAAG, from the coding sequence ATGATTCGATCGGTAGCCGTCATCGCGTTGGACCGGGTGGCCGTCTTCGAGCTCGGCGTACTCACCGAGGTGTTCGGCACCGACCGCACCGAGGACGGCTTCCCCGGCTACCGGTTCACCGTCTGCACCGCCGACGGCGGCCCGGTCCGTACCGCGTCCGGCTTCGGCCTCACCCCGCAGGCCGACCTCGCCCCCGTCGACGAGGCCGACCTGGTCGCCGTCCCCGCCTACACCCGGGGCGGCGAGATCCCCGAGGCGGTGCTGGCCGCGCTGCGCCGGGCCGCCGACCGGGGGGCCTACGTGTTCAGCGTCTGCTCCGCGGCCTTCGTGCTCGGCGCGGCCGGCCTGCTCGACGGCCGGGAGTGCACCACCCACTGGAAATACGCCGACGAGCTGCAACGCCGGCACCCGTCGGCCCGGGTCCGCTGCAACAGCCTCTACGTGGCCGACGGAACGGTGCTGACCAGCGCCGGCACCGCCGCCGGCATCGACGCCTGCCTGCACCTGGTCCGGCAGGAACACGGCTCGGGCACCGCCACCCGGCTGGCCCGCCGGATGGTCGTCCCCCCGCACCGCGATGGCGGCCAGTCCCAGTACGTCGAGGCGCCGATCCCCGCCACCCCCGACGCCCCCACCCTCGAACCGGTGCTGAGCTGGCTGGTGGGGCACCTGGACCGGCCGACCACGGTGGACGAGCTGGCCGCCCGCGCCGGGATGTCCCCGCGCACCTTCGCCCGCCGGTTCCGGGCCGAGACCGGCACCACCCCGCACGACTGGCTGACCAACCAGCGGGTGCTGCTGGCCCGGCGGCTGCTGGAGGAGACCCACCTCAGCGTGGAGAGTGTGGCCGACCACTCGGGCTTCCCCGACGCCGCCGCCCTGCGCCACCACTTCGCCCGCCGGGTGGGCACCACCCCGCAGGGCTACCGCACCACCTTCCGCGACCGCGTCCCCGCCGCCGGCTGA
- the hpt gene encoding hypoxanthine phosphoribosyltransferase has protein sequence MADGSWYDADIDHVIISEAQIREKTAELAKQVSADYAGVTDGLLLVCVLKGAVMFMADFARALGRQGPPVELDFMAISSYGQGTTSSGVVRILKDLDRDIAGRHVVVVEDIVDSGLTLSWLLRYLESRSAASVEVVALFRKPDAVKVTVPVKYVGFDIPTEFVVGYGLDFGERYRELPYVGVLKPEVYARA, from the coding sequence ATGGCTGACGGCTCCTGGTACGACGCCGACATCGATCACGTGATCATCTCCGAGGCGCAGATCCGCGAGAAGACCGCGGAGCTGGCCAAGCAGGTCTCGGCGGACTACGCCGGAGTCACCGACGGACTGCTGCTCGTCTGCGTGCTCAAGGGCGCGGTCATGTTCATGGCCGACTTCGCCCGCGCGCTGGGCCGCCAGGGTCCGCCCGTCGAGCTGGACTTCATGGCCATCTCCTCGTACGGCCAGGGCACCACCTCCTCCGGGGTGGTACGCATCCTGAAGGACCTGGACCGAGACATCGCCGGCCGGCACGTGGTGGTCGTCGAGGACATCGTCGACTCCGGCCTGACCCTGTCCTGGCTGCTGCGCTACCTGGAGTCCCGGTCGGCCGCCAGCGTCGAGGTGGTGGCCCTGTTCCGCAAGCCGGACGCGGTGAAGGTCACCGTCCCGGTGAAGTACGTGGGCTTCGACATCCCCACCGAGTTCGTGGTCGGCTACGGCCTCGACTTCGGCGAGCGCTACCGCGAACTGCCGTACGTGGGCGTGCTCAAGCCCGAGGTCTACGCCCGCGCCTGA
- the ftsH gene encoding ATP-dependent zinc metalloprotease FtsH, with product MERTRFFRRPVVWIILVILGAVVLSQLFTAGPSYHRVDTSVALDQLHTAKINKVVFQDKEQTLQLNLAEKTKFGDTTTDRIEAQFPYQAGEQVWNEVLEAKAANRVTGPADAKVSSDSIWVSLLVNLLPIALLVLLLLFFMSQMQGGGSRVLNFGKSKAKMITKDTPKTTFADVAGAEEAVEELHEIKDFLQNPAKYQALGAKIPKGVLLFGPPGTGKTLLARAVAGEAGVPFYSISGSDFVEMFVGVGASRVRDLFEQAKANAPAIVFVDEIDAVGRHRGAGMGGGHDEREQTLNQLLVEMDGFDTKGGVILIAATNRPDILDPALLRPGRFDRQIPVDAPDMEGRKAILRVHAKGKPFTPDVDLDAVARRTPGFSGADLANVINESALLTARKEQRAISNDSLEESIDRVIAGPQRRTRVMSDQEKKITAYHEGGHALVAWALPHAAPVHKVTILSRGRSLGHTLVLPTEDKYTQTRAEMIDTLAYALGGRAAEELVFHEPTTGAGNDIEKATQLARAMITQYGMSSKLGAIKYGTSGDEPFLGRNMGHERDYSDSVAAEIDGEMRALIELAHDEAWEILVEYRDVLDNMVLELMEKETLSTADMARICSRVVKRPPMAPYNGFGKRLPSTEPPVLTPAEKEKLTAQATADGISVGGSSNNSDGLH from the coding sequence ATGGAACGTACGCGTTTCTTCCGCCGACCGGTGGTCTGGATCATCCTGGTCATCCTCGGCGCCGTTGTGCTCAGTCAGCTGTTCACCGCTGGTCCCAGCTACCACCGGGTGGACACTTCCGTTGCGCTCGACCAACTGCACACCGCCAAGATCAACAAGGTCGTCTTCCAGGACAAGGAGCAGACGCTCCAGCTCAACCTGGCCGAGAAGACCAAGTTCGGCGACACCACGACCGACCGGATCGAGGCCCAGTTCCCGTACCAGGCCGGCGAGCAGGTCTGGAACGAGGTCCTCGAGGCCAAGGCGGCCAACCGGGTCACCGGCCCGGCCGACGCCAAGGTGTCGTCCGACAGCATCTGGGTGAGCCTGCTGGTCAACCTGCTGCCCATCGCGCTGCTCGTGCTCCTGCTGCTCTTCTTCATGTCGCAGATGCAGGGCGGCGGCTCCCGGGTGCTCAACTTCGGCAAGTCCAAGGCGAAGATGATCACCAAGGACACCCCGAAGACGACCTTCGCGGACGTGGCCGGGGCCGAGGAGGCCGTGGAGGAACTCCACGAGATCAAGGACTTCCTCCAGAACCCGGCCAAGTACCAGGCCCTGGGTGCCAAGATCCCGAAGGGCGTGCTGCTCTTCGGGCCGCCCGGTACCGGTAAGACGCTGCTGGCCCGCGCGGTCGCCGGCGAGGCCGGGGTGCCGTTCTACTCGATCTCCGGCTCCGACTTCGTCGAGATGTTCGTCGGTGTCGGCGCCAGCCGGGTCCGGGACCTCTTCGAGCAGGCCAAGGCGAACGCCCCGGCGATCGTCTTCGTCGACGAGATCGACGCCGTCGGCCGGCACCGTGGCGCCGGCATGGGCGGCGGTCACGACGAGCGCGAGCAGACCCTCAACCAGCTGCTCGTCGAGATGGACGGCTTCGACACCAAGGGCGGGGTCATCCTGATCGCCGCCACCAACCGGCCGGACATCCTCGACCCGGCGCTGCTGCGTCCGGGCCGGTTCGACCGGCAGATCCCGGTCGACGCCCCCGACATGGAGGGCCGCAAGGCGATCCTGCGGGTGCACGCCAAGGGCAAGCCGTTCACGCCCGACGTCGACCTCGACGCGGTCGCCCGGCGTACCCCCGGCTTCTCCGGGGCCGACCTGGCCAACGTGATCAACGAGTCGGCGCTGCTCACCGCCCGCAAGGAACAGCGGGCGATCAGCAACGACTCGCTGGAGGAGTCGATCGACCGGGTGATCGCCGGGCCGCAGCGCCGGACCCGGGTGATGAGCGACCAGGAGAAGAAGATCACCGCGTACCACGAGGGTGGGCACGCGCTGGTGGCCTGGGCACTGCCACACGCCGCACCGGTGCACAAGGTGACGATCCTGTCCCGGGGTCGCTCGCTGGGGCACACCCTGGTCCTGCCGACGGAGGACAAGTACACCCAGACCCGGGCCGAGATGATCGACACCCTGGCGTACGCGCTGGGTGGTCGGGCCGCCGAGGAACTCGTCTTCCACGAGCCCACCACCGGGGCCGGCAACGACATCGAGAAGGCAACCCAGCTGGCCCGCGCGATGATCACGCAGTACGGCATGAGCTCGAAGCTCGGCGCGATCAAGTACGGCACCAGCGGGGACGAGCCGTTCCTCGGCCGCAACATGGGCCACGAACGGGACTACTCCGACTCGGTGGCCGCCGAGATCGACGGCGAGATGCGGGCGCTGATCGAACTGGCCCACGACGAGGCCTGGGAGATCCTGGTGGAGTACCGGGACGTCCTGGACAACATGGTCCTGGAGCTGATGGAGAAGGAGACCCTCTCCACCGCCGACATGGCCCGGATCTGCTCCCGGGTGGTGAAGCGCCCGCCGATGGCCCCGTACAACGGCTTCGGCAAGCGCCTGCCCTCCACCGAGCCGCCGGTGCTCACCCCGGCCGAGAAGGAGAAGCTCACGGCGCAGGCGACGGCCGACGGCATCTCCGTCGGTGGCTCCTCGAACAACTCGGACGGTCTGCACTGA
- the folE gene encoding GTP cyclohydrolase I FolE — protein sequence MAASSTEPGDEALDYVAARLISGKLNGRPIEDTMDLGRIEKAVREILIAVGEDPDRDGLQQTPARVARAYAELFAGLRVDPAQVLSTTFEANHEELVLVRDIDVMSLCEHHLLPFRGSAHIGYIPGPDGRITGLSKLARLVEVFARRPQVQERLTAQIADLLMSKLQPRGVIVILDCEHMCMAMRGIQKSGAKTITSAVRGVLQHDAKSRAEAMSLIIPR from the coding sequence CTGGCCGCCTCGTCCACCGAGCCCGGTGACGAGGCGCTCGACTACGTCGCCGCCCGACTGATCAGCGGAAAACTCAACGGCCGCCCGATCGAGGACACCATGGACCTCGGCCGGATCGAGAAGGCGGTCCGCGAGATCCTCATCGCGGTCGGGGAGGACCCCGACCGGGACGGCCTCCAGCAGACCCCGGCCCGGGTCGCCCGGGCGTACGCCGAACTCTTCGCCGGCCTCCGGGTCGACCCGGCCCAGGTGCTCAGCACCACCTTCGAGGCCAACCACGAGGAGCTGGTGCTGGTCCGGGACATCGACGTGATGAGCCTCTGCGAGCATCACCTGCTCCCGTTCCGGGGCAGCGCGCACATCGGCTACATTCCCGGCCCGGACGGCCGGATCACCGGCCTGTCCAAGCTGGCCCGGCTGGTCGAGGTCTTCGCCCGCCGCCCGCAGGTGCAGGAGCGGCTCACCGCACAGATCGCCGACCTGCTGATGAGCAAGCTGCAACCACGCGGTGTCATCGTGATACTGGACTGCGAGCACATGTGCATGGCGATGCGCGGCATCCAGAAGAGCGGCGCCAAGACCATCACCTCGGCGGTCCGCGGCGTGCTCCAGCACGACGCGAAGTCCCGCGCCGAGGCGATGTCGTTGATAATCCCCCGCTGA